The proteins below are encoded in one region of Flavobacterium nackdongense:
- the purN gene encoding phosphoribosylglycinamide formyltransferase, which yields MKKIVIFASGSGTNAENIIKYFKNKAIANVVAVFTNNSNAKVIERAKNFQIPAVIFTKEQLNKGEFLQKMNDLAPDLIVLAGFLLKMPESIVEAFPDKIINIHPALLPKYGGKGMYGMNVHQAVVENKEKETGITIHYVNENYDEGHIIFQKKVTVLVSDSPEVVAEKIHELEQQYFPSVIEDLLTSIPLPTSNL from the coding sequence ATGAAGAAAATCGTAATTTTTGCTTCTGGTTCGGGGACTAATGCCGAAAATATTATCAAATATTTTAAAAATAAGGCTATAGCGAATGTCGTGGCTGTTTTTACCAATAATTCAAATGCCAAAGTGATTGAAAGAGCCAAAAACTTTCAAATTCCAGCGGTAATTTTTACTAAAGAACAATTGAATAAAGGTGAATTCTTACAAAAAATGAATGATTTAGCTCCGGATTTGATTGTTCTTGCGGGATTTTTACTCAAAATGCCTGAAAGCATCGTCGAAGCATTTCCGGATAAAATTATAAATATTCATCCGGCATTGTTGCCAAAATATGGTGGCAAAGGCATGTATGGAATGAATGTACACCAAGCTGTGGTCGAAAACAAAGAAAAAGAAACTGGTATTACGATTCATTATGTTAACGAAAATTATGATGAAGGTCATATTATTTTTCAGAAAAAAGTAACTGTTTTGGTGAGCGATAGTCCCGAAGTTGTCGCTGAAAAAATCCACGAATTAGAACAACAATATTTTCCATCAGTAATAGAAGATCTTCTAACTTCCATTCCACTTCCTACTTCTAACCTCTAA
- the rnhA gene encoding ribonuclease HI — translation MNHEVHIYTDGAAKGNPGPGGYGVVMELVGTPHKKEFYEGFRHTTNNRMELLAVIVGLEKLKNPNMTVLIVSDSKYVVDSVLKKWVFGWEKKGFIGKKNPDLWKRFLVVYRKHQVDFKWIKGHNNHPQNERCDALAVFASSQKQLAVDVFYEKEDEKLL, via the coding sequence TTGAATCACGAAGTACATATTTACACTGATGGCGCTGCCAAAGGCAATCCTGGCCCGGGAGGTTATGGTGTTGTGATGGAACTAGTCGGGACACCACACAAAAAAGAGTTCTACGAGGGTTTTCGTCATACTACCAATAATCGGATGGAATTATTGGCTGTTATCGTTGGTCTCGAAAAACTGAAAAACCCCAATATGACAGTTTTAATTGTTTCTGATTCTAAATATGTTGTAGATTCGGTTCTAAAGAAATGGGTTTTTGGCTGGGAGAAAAAAGGTTTTATAGGCAAGAAAAACCCCGATTTGTGGAAACGGTTTCTAGTAGTTTATCGAAAACATCAGGTCGATTTTAAATGGATCAAAGGACATAACAATCATCCTCAAAACGAGCGTTGCGATGCATTGGCCGTTTTTGCGTCGAGTCAAAAGCAACTTGCTGTGGATGTCTTTTATGAGAAAGAAGACGAGAAGTTGTTATGA
- a CDS encoding ATP-binding protein codes for MVSIPRQLAPKIQKDCFKGKVILLLGARQVGKSTLIKMLPFDSEIEVLWLDGENADVHLLLENANSERLKQIAGNHKVVVIDEAQKINTIGSVLKLFSDYHKEIQVIASGSSAFELRNSLNEPLTGRKFEFNLFPISFQEMVNHSNLLLEIRQLPKRLCYGYYPEIVTNSGTEERLLKFLSESYLYKDIFLFKGIKKPEKILELLKLLAWQIGSEVNYNELAKTLKIDNQTIESYVNMLEQAFVIYKLPAFNTNQRKELKKSKKIYFNDLGIRNALINDFRPVEIRNDNGALFENFIINEFRKQNEYQQVFANFYFWRTTDQKEIDLVIKKNGLLHLFEIKWNPNKKAVLTKSFSNIYTNYTFDVINTTNFFEFVSADFLHTLVTNK; via the coding sequence ATGGTATCAATTCCAAGACAGCTAGCCCCAAAAATTCAAAAAGATTGTTTTAAAGGTAAAGTGATATTGCTTTTAGGAGCAAGACAAGTTGGCAAAAGCACACTCATAAAAATGCTTCCTTTCGATTCAGAAATTGAAGTATTATGGCTCGATGGCGAGAATGCCGATGTTCATTTACTACTTGAAAACGCAAATAGTGAACGTTTAAAACAAATAGCAGGAAACCATAAAGTTGTTGTAATTGACGAAGCACAAAAAATAAATACAATTGGCAGTGTCTTAAAACTTTTTTCGGATTATCACAAAGAAATTCAAGTAATTGCAAGTGGTTCAAGTGCTTTTGAACTTCGAAATTCTTTAAACGAACCTTTAACCGGAAGAAAATTCGAATTCAACTTATTTCCAATATCGTTTCAAGAAATGGTAAACCACTCGAATTTACTATTAGAAATCAGACAATTACCTAAACGCTTGTGCTATGGCTATTATCCCGAGATAGTAACCAACAGTGGAACTGAAGAGCGATTACTGAAATTTTTATCTGAAAGCTACCTTTATAAAGACATTTTTCTATTTAAAGGCATCAAAAAACCTGAAAAAATATTAGAATTACTGAAGTTACTTGCTTGGCAAATTGGCAGTGAAGTAAATTACAACGAACTCGCTAAAACATTAAAAATTGATAATCAAACTATCGAAAGTTACGTAAATATGTTAGAACAGGCTTTTGTAATTTACAAACTACCAGCATTCAACACTAACCAAAGAAAGGAACTGAAAAAGTCAAAAAAAATATATTTCAACGATTTGGGAATCAGAAATGCGCTCATCAATGATTTTCGACCTGTCGAAATTAGAAATGACAACGGCGCTCTCTTTGAAAATTTTATAATAAACGAATTTCGTAAACAAAATGAATACCAACAAGTCTTCGCAAACTTCTATTTTTGGAGAACAACAGATCAAAAAGAAATAGATTTAGTGATCAAAAAAAATGGACTTTTGCATCTCTTTGAAATCAAATGGAACCCGAACAAAAAAGCAGTCTTAACCAAAAGCTTCAGTAATATTTATACCAATTATACTTTTGATGTCATTAACACTACTAATTTTTTTGAATTTGTTTCGGCTGATTTCCTACATACACTTGTTACGAACAAGTAA
- a CDS encoding PfkB family carbohydrate kinase has product MNKLLIVGTVAFDAIETPFGKTDKILGGAGTYIGLSASNFNLKSAIVSVVGDDFPQEYLDLLTSRNIDISGIEVVKGGKTFFWSGLYHNDLNSRDTLATELNVLADFQPKVPQDFKTADVVMLGNLHPLVQSSVLDQMDVKPKLVVLDTMNFWMDCALPELLDVIKRVDVITINDEEARQLSGEYSLVKAAAKIHTMGPEYVVIKKGEHGALLFHDNKIFFAPALPLEEVFDPTGAGDTFAGGFSGFITQSENISFENMKSAIIYGSNLASFCVEKFGTERMVNLEKDEVIARLQQFKSLTQFDIEI; this is encoded by the coding sequence ATGAATAAATTACTGATTGTTGGAACCGTTGCGTTCGACGCTATCGAAACGCCTTTTGGCAAAACAGACAAAATTTTAGGCGGAGCAGGCACTTATATTGGACTTTCGGCTTCTAATTTTAATTTGAAATCGGCTATCGTTTCTGTGGTTGGTGACGATTTTCCACAAGAATATCTAGATCTATTAACCTCCAGAAACATTGATATTTCAGGAATAGAAGTAGTCAAAGGGGGGAAAACCTTCTTTTGGAGTGGTTTGTATCATAATGATTTGAATTCCAGAGACACACTTGCGACGGAATTGAACGTTTTGGCAGATTTTCAACCCAAAGTACCACAAGATTTCAAAACTGCCGATGTGGTGATGTTAGGAAACTTACATCCCTTAGTACAAAGCAGTGTTTTAGACCAAATGGATGTAAAACCCAAATTAGTGGTACTTGACACTATGAATTTTTGGATGGATTGTGCCCTACCCGAATTGTTAGATGTGATCAAACGAGTTGATGTAATTACCATCAATGACGAAGAAGCAAGGCAATTATCAGGGGAATATTCTTTGGTTAAAGCTGCGGCAAAAATTCATACTATGGGGCCAGAATATGTGGTCATCAAAAAAGGAGAGCACGGCGCACTATTGTTTCACGACAACAAAATTTTCTTTGCACCCGCTTTACCATTAGAAGAAGTTTTTGATCCGACTGGAGCTGGAGATACTTTTGCCGGCGGATTTTCTGGGTTTATCACGCAAAGTGAAAACATATCATTCGAAAACATGAAAAGTGCCATTATATATGGTTCCAATTTAGCTTCATTTTGTGTAGAAAAATTCGGCACAGAGCGTATGGTCAATTTAGAAAAGGATGAAGTCATCGCACGATTACAACAGTTTAAGTCCTTGACACAATTTGATATAGAAATATAA
- a CDS encoding amidophosphoribosyltransferase, with product MSDAIKHECGIALLRLKKPLEFYKEKYGTAFYGIKKMYLLMEKQHNRGQDGAGFASIKLDVEPGERYISRVRSNAAQPIQDVFSQINERINDELAANPEYVDNIALQKRKIPYLGELFLGHVRYGTFGKNSIESVHPFLRQNNWMHRNLILAGNFNMTNVTELFQSLIELGQHPKEMADTVTVMEKIGHFLDNAVTDLYQECKNNGLNKREASPVIAEKLDIARILKRASKNLDGGYAMAGLLGHGDAFVFRDPAGIRPAYFYEDDEIVVVASERPVIQTVFNVPFEKVQELQPGNALIIKKNGKVTEEEILTPTVKKACSFERIYFSRGSDAEIYQERKNLGKLILPAVLEAIDNDTDNTVFSYIPNTAETSFYGMVEAAQDFLNQRKNNYILENRKKLTKEKLEEILSVKIRTEKVAIKDAKLRTFITEDSSRDDLVAHVYDVTYGVIKPTDNLVIIDDSIVRGTTLKMSIIKMMDRLKPKSIVVVSSAPQIRYPDCYGIDMAKLEGLVAFRAALELLKERNLYHIVDEVYAKCKKQEDYHDTEVVNFVNEIYAPFAPQEISNKIAELLSSPEIEAEVKIIFQTVENLHQACPKNLGDWYFTGDYPTPGGNRVVNKAFMNFYEGKNARAY from the coding sequence ATGAGCGACGCAATTAAACACGAATGTGGCATTGCCCTTTTACGATTAAAAAAACCGTTAGAATTCTACAAAGAAAAATACGGAACGGCTTTCTACGGGATAAAAAAAATGTATCTCTTGATGGAAAAGCAGCACAACCGTGGTCAGGATGGTGCAGGTTTTGCAAGTATTAAGCTTGATGTCGAACCCGGAGAGCGATACATCAGTAGAGTTCGATCGAATGCAGCGCAACCCATTCAAGATGTTTTTTCACAAATAAATGAACGCATCAACGACGAATTGGCTGCGAATCCAGAATATGTCGATAATATTGCTTTACAGAAAAGGAAAATTCCATATCTGGGCGAATTGTTTCTAGGACACGTGCGTTATGGTACTTTTGGGAAAAATAGTATCGAAAGTGTTCATCCCTTTTTACGTCAAAACAACTGGATGCACCGAAATTTGATTTTGGCAGGAAATTTCAATATGACCAATGTGACCGAGCTTTTTCAAAGTTTGATAGAATTGGGTCAACATCCCAAAGAAATGGCGGATACCGTTACAGTAATGGAAAAAATTGGGCATTTCTTAGACAATGCCGTTACTGATTTGTATCAAGAGTGCAAAAATAATGGTTTGAACAAAAGGGAGGCTTCACCCGTAATCGCCGAAAAATTAGATATTGCTCGAATTTTGAAAAGAGCTTCTAAAAATTTAGATGGTGGTTATGCGATGGCAGGACTTTTGGGGCACGGAGACGCTTTTGTATTTAGAGATCCCGCAGGAATTCGCCCCGCTTATTTTTATGAAGATGACGAAATTGTCGTAGTGGCATCCGAACGTCCGGTTATTCAAACAGTTTTCAATGTGCCTTTCGAAAAAGTGCAGGAATTACAACCCGGAAATGCCTTAATCATCAAGAAAAACGGAAAAGTTACCGAGGAAGAAATCCTGACACCAACGGTAAAAAAAGCGTGTTCTTTCGAACGAATTTATTTTTCTCGCGGTAGTGATGCCGAAATTTATCAGGAACGAAAAAATTTAGGAAAATTGATTCTGCCTGCTGTTCTCGAAGCGATCGATAATGATACCGACAACACGGTTTTCTCCTATATCCCCAATACAGCGGAGACTTCTTTTTACGGAATGGTCGAAGCGGCACAGGATTTTCTGAACCAACGGAAAAACAATTATATTCTGGAAAACAGAAAAAAATTGACCAAAGAGAAACTAGAAGAAATCCTTTCGGTAAAAATTAGAACCGAAAAAGTAGCCATAAAAGATGCCAAATTGCGCACCTTCATTACCGAAGACAGCAGTCGTGATGATCTAGTAGCTCACGTGTATGATGTAACTTATGGCGTCATAAAACCAACCGATAATTTAGTAATTATTGATGACAGTATCGTAAGAGGAACGACACTCAAAATGAGTATTATCAAAATGATGGATCGATTGAAACCCAAAAGTATAGTTGTAGTTTCGTCGGCACCTCAAATTCGTTATCCCGATTGTTACGGTATCGATATGGCGAAATTAGAGGGCTTGGTTGCTTTTCGGGCTGCCTTAGAGCTGCTAAAGGAGAGAAATTTATACCATATTGTTGATGAAGTGTATGCTAAATGCAAAAAACAAGAGGATTATCACGATACTGAAGTTGTCAATTTTGTCAATGAAATTTATGCACCTTTTGCACCTCAGGAAATTTCAAATAAAATAGCGGAACTTTTGAGTTCGCCTGAAATCGAAGCTGAGGTTAAAATTATTTTCCAAACCGTTGAAAATTTACATCAGGCTTGTCCGAAAAATTTAGGGGATTGGTATTTCACTGGAGATTATCCAACTCCCGGAGGAAATCGTGTTGTAAATAAGGCATTTATGAATTTTTATGAAGGTAAAAATGCCAGAGCATATTAA